In a single window of the Delftia tsuruhatensis genome:
- a CDS encoding DMT family transporter, which translates to MDRATSGWINGFIGVAIFAGSLPATRVAVADLDPTFLTCARATIAATLGLVLLLVLRQPRPGRADLPSLALSALGVVLGFPLLTALALQYVTSAHSIVFVGLLPLSTAVFAVLRGGERPRPAFWLFSLAGAAFVAGHAALGGAGGSLRGDLLMLAAIVVCGLGYAEGARLSRTLGGWQVISWSLVLSLPIMLPAAWLSMPTSFDGVGWPAWLGLAYVSLFSMLIGFVFWYRGLAQGGIAAVGQMQLLQPFMGLGLAALLLNETVGWGMVVVTLAAMACVAGAKKYAR; encoded by the coding sequence ATGGATAGAGCAACCAGCGGGTGGATCAACGGATTCATCGGCGTGGCGATCTTCGCGGGATCGCTGCCCGCCACCCGCGTGGCGGTGGCCGACCTGGACCCGACGTTCCTGACCTGTGCGCGCGCCACCATCGCCGCCACCCTGGGCCTGGTGCTGCTGCTGGTGCTGCGCCAGCCCCGGCCCGGGCGGGCGGATCTGCCATCCCTGGCGCTGAGCGCGCTGGGCGTCGTGCTGGGCTTTCCGCTGCTGACAGCGCTGGCGCTGCAATACGTCACCTCGGCGCACTCCATCGTCTTCGTGGGCCTGCTGCCCCTGTCCACGGCGGTCTTTGCCGTGCTGCGCGGCGGCGAGCGTCCGCGCCCGGCGTTCTGGCTGTTCTCGCTGGCGGGGGCTGCCTTCGTCGCCGGCCATGCGGCCCTGGGCGGCGCGGGGGGCTCGCTGCGGGGTGATCTGCTGATGCTGGCCGCCATCGTCGTCTGCGGCCTGGGCTATGCCGAAGGCGCGCGGCTGTCGCGCACGCTGGGCGGCTGGCAGGTCATCAGCTGGTCGCTGGTGCTGTCCCTGCCCATCATGCTGCCGGCGGCATGGCTGAGCATGCCAACCTCCTTCGACGGTGTGGGCTGGCCCGCCTGGCTGGGGCTGGCCTACGTCTCGCTGTTCAGCATGCTGATCGGCTTCGTGTTCTGGTACCGGGGCCTGGCGCAGGGCGGCATCGCGGCGGTGGGGCAGATGCAGCTGCTGCAGCCCTTCATGGGCCTGGGGCTGGCGGCACTGCTGCTGAACGAGACGGTGGGCTGGGGCATGGTGGTGGTGACCCTGGCCGCCATGGCCTGCGTGGCGGGAGCGAAAAAGTACGCGCGCTGA
- a CDS encoding LysR family transcriptional regulator, producing MELRHLRYFLAVADAGHITRAAELLGMQQPPLSQQIRALEQELGIALFRRHPKGVDLTDAGLELRDEATRLLADFHAMRDRMQAFARGERGRIHVGFTSSAAAHAFTPEVLRLCRSQHPGIALDVSENNAAEITEAVQAGRMHCGFLRVPVAQPPGLAFETLLQEPALLAIPVDHRLAREHARPVALRQLDGERLVLVRRAGAPGLYANLLALCAQQGVRVEVAAEVERMMTNVNLVAAGVGLSIVPASVRGAHPEAVVYRAFAPAVRLCAPLTLVYRQAGSEGPAGSFIALARGLAQRHRGQDR from the coding sequence ATGGAACTGCGCCATCTCCGCTACTTCCTGGCCGTTGCCGACGCCGGCCACATCACGCGTGCTGCCGAGCTGCTGGGCATGCAGCAGCCGCCGCTGTCGCAGCAGATCCGCGCGCTGGAGCAGGAACTGGGCATCGCCCTGTTCCGCCGCCATCCCAAGGGCGTGGACCTGACCGATGCGGGCCTTGAACTGCGGGACGAGGCCACGCGGCTGCTGGCCGACTTCCACGCCATGCGCGATCGCATGCAGGCCTTTGCGCGCGGTGAGCGCGGGCGCATCCACGTGGGCTTCACCAGCTCGGCCGCAGCCCATGCCTTCACGCCCGAGGTACTGCGCCTGTGCCGCAGCCAGCACCCGGGCATCGCCCTGGACGTGAGCGAGAACAATGCCGCCGAGATCACCGAGGCCGTGCAGGCCGGGCGCATGCACTGCGGCTTCCTGCGCGTGCCGGTGGCGCAGCCGCCCGGGCTGGCGTTCGAGACGCTGCTGCAGGAGCCGGCGCTGCTGGCCATCCCGGTGGACCACAGGCTGGCACGCGAGCATGCACGGCCCGTGGCACTGCGACAGCTCGACGGCGAGCGCCTGGTGCTCGTGCGGCGCGCGGGCGCTCCGGGTCTCTATGCCAACTTGCTGGCCCTGTGCGCGCAGCAGGGGGTGCGGGTGGAGGTCGCCGCCGAGGTGGAGCGCATGATGACCAATGTGAATCTCGTGGCCGCGGGCGTGGGCCTGTCCATCGTGCCTGCCTCGGTGCGCGGCGCCCATCCCGAGGCCGTTGTCTACCGCGCCTTCGCACCCGCCGTGCGGTTGTGCGCGCCGCTGACACTGGTGTACCGCCAGGCTGGCAGCGAGGGCCCCGCAGGCAGCTTCATCGCGCTGGCGCGCGGGCTGGCGCAGCGCCATCGGGGGCAGGACCGCTGA
- a CDS encoding alpha/beta fold hydrolase gives MSKLHVVQQGQGPAIVLSHALGCDLQMWDGVARALEDRFTVVRYDHRGHGRSPAIGEAFDMNDLADDAAGVIEALGLGPVHFVGLSMGGMTAQALAVRHPALVRSIVIANSASHYDEAARAGWQARIATVRAQGVPAIAEGAMQRWFTPEFRATHADRVASLRAGLEATAAAPYAAACAAVGGIDLREGNRRIACPALIIAGSRDEATPPALSEAMREQIAGARLVSLPASHLSAVELPVEFAGLVSGFVARLG, from the coding sequence ATGTCGAAACTCCATGTTGTGCAGCAGGGCCAAGGCCCGGCCATCGTCCTGAGCCACGCGCTCGGTTGTGATCTCCAGATGTGGGACGGCGTCGCCCGGGCATTGGAAGACCGCTTCACCGTGGTGCGCTACGACCACCGCGGCCATGGCCGCTCGCCTGCCATCGGCGAGGCCTTCGACATGAACGACCTGGCCGACGATGCTGCCGGCGTGATCGAGGCGCTGGGCCTGGGTCCGGTGCACTTCGTCGGCCTGTCCATGGGCGGCATGACGGCCCAGGCGCTGGCCGTGCGCCACCCGGCCCTGGTGCGCAGCATCGTCATCGCCAACTCGGCCAGCCACTACGACGAGGCCGCCCGCGCAGGCTGGCAGGCGCGCATCGCCACGGTGCGCGCGCAGGGCGTGCCCGCCATCGCCGAAGGTGCCATGCAGCGCTGGTTCACGCCCGAGTTCCGCGCCACGCATGCCGATCGCGTGGCCTCCTTGCGTGCAGGGCTGGAGGCCACGGCCGCCGCGCCCTATGCCGCGGCCTGCGCTGCCGTGGGCGGCATCGATTTGCGGGAGGGCAACCGGCGCATCGCCTGCCCCGCGCTCATCATCGCGGGCAGCCGTGACGAGGCCACGCCACCGGCCCTGTCCGAGGCCATGCGCGAGCAGATCGCGGGCGCGCGGCTGGTGTCGCTGCCGGCCTCGCACCTCAGCGCGGTCGAGCTGCCGGTCGAATTCGCAGGGTTGGTAAGCGGCTTCGTTGCCAGGCTCGGATGA
- the cynR gene encoding transcriptional regulator CynR → MELRQLRYFVDIAKTEHLTTSARNLHVTQSTLSHGLRQLEEELGMALFERIGRGLKLSQAGMVFRNYAERALHEVEAGRMALADLSELQTGTLTIGVIPTFLNTLVAPAVAAFMRAYPKVNVVVSELLAPPVEQGLLDGSLDLGVSFHPPQRPELDALPLFDERMMLLVNPSHALAGRRTLAVKSLAGVPLALLPRTFYTRSLIEDGLRSAGVTPSLRVEMGSVESLIALCRWGDMATIVPERAAQQATDMVAIHLVSPQLIRTAGLLWRRGASYSAAAREFAAQLAPATRTHPGR, encoded by the coding sequence ATGGAACTGCGCCAGCTGCGCTACTTCGTCGACATCGCCAAGACCGAGCACCTGACCACCTCGGCCAGGAACCTGCATGTCACCCAGTCCACGCTCTCGCATGGCCTGCGCCAGCTGGAGGAGGAACTGGGCATGGCGCTGTTCGAGCGCATCGGCCGGGGGTTGAAGCTGTCGCAGGCGGGCATGGTGTTCCGCAACTATGCCGAGCGTGCGCTGCACGAGGTGGAGGCCGGGCGCATGGCCCTGGCCGACCTCAGCGAGCTGCAGACCGGTACCCTGACCATCGGCGTGATCCCCACCTTCCTCAACACGCTGGTGGCGCCTGCCGTGGCGGCCTTCATGCGCGCCTATCCCAAGGTCAACGTGGTGGTCAGCGAGCTGCTGGCGCCGCCCGTGGAGCAAGGCCTGCTCGATGGCAGCCTGGACCTGGGCGTGAGCTTTCACCCTCCGCAAAGGCCGGAGCTGGATGCGCTGCCGCTGTTCGACGAGCGCATGATGCTGCTGGTCAACCCCTCGCACGCGCTGGCCGGGCGGCGTACCCTGGCCGTGAAGTCCCTGGCCGGCGTGCCGCTGGCCCTGTTGCCGCGTACCTTCTACACCCGCAGCCTGATCGAGGACGGGCTGCGCAGCGCGGGCGTCACCCCCAGCCTGCGCGTGGAGATGGGGTCGGTGGAATCGCTGATCGCCCTGTGCCGCTGGGGCGACATGGCCACCATCGTGCCCGAGCGCGCGGCCCAGCAGGCCACCGACATGGTGGCCATCCACCTGGTCTCGCCCCAGCTGATCCGCACCGCCGGCCTGCTGTGGCGGCGCGGCGCCAGCTACAGTGCCGCCGCACGGGAGTTCGCGGCGCAGCTGGCGCCAGCGACACGTACCCATCCGGGCCGATAG
- a CDS encoding low molecular weight protein-tyrosine-phosphatase, translated as MVCTGNICRSPTAHGVLEKMVADAGLADRIAVDSAGTHGYHVGEAPDRRSQAHAARRGYDLSGQRARQLLAEDFQAFDLVLVMDGSNESAARRICPPAEWHRVRRLTDFCTRHAAREVPDPYYGGERGFEEVLDLVEDGCAGLLAELSKHSRGD; from the coding sequence ATGGTCTGCACCGGCAACATCTGTCGCAGTCCCACGGCGCACGGCGTGCTCGAGAAAATGGTGGCCGACGCCGGGCTGGCCGACCGCATCGCGGTGGACTCGGCCGGCACCCATGGCTACCACGTGGGCGAGGCGCCCGACCGCCGCTCCCAGGCCCACGCGGCACGCAGGGGCTATGACCTGTCAGGCCAGCGCGCAAGACAGCTGCTGGCCGAGGATTTCCAGGCATTCGACCTGGTGCTGGTCATGGACGGCTCCAACGAATCCGCAGCGCGCAGGATCTGCCCCCCCGCCGAATGGCACCGGGTGCGCCGGCTGACGGACTTCTGCACCCGGCATGCGGCACGCGAAGTGCCCGATCCCTACTATGGCGGAGAGCGCGGCTTCGAGGAGGTACTGGACCTGGTGGAGGACGGCTGCGCGGGATTGCTGGCGGAACTGAGCAAGCATTCGCGCGGAGACTGA
- a CDS encoding SCO family protein: protein MAGGLGTLAGCKPPPVSFKGIDLTGAQHGRDFRLHDADGRERTLADFRGRALMVFFGFTLCPDVCPTALTRALEIRPLLGAAGDRLAVAFVTIDPERDTPDVLKAYVGAFDPGFVALRGDAQQTAEVAREFKVFYKKVPTGASYTMDHSAITYVFDPSGRMRVAFRHEQGAQECAADLRQILGAA, encoded by the coding sequence CTGGCCGGCGGGCTGGGCACGCTGGCCGGCTGCAAGCCGCCACCCGTGTCCTTCAAGGGCATCGACCTGACCGGCGCCCAGCACGGCCGCGATTTCCGGCTTCACGATGCCGATGGGCGCGAGCGCACACTGGCCGATTTCCGGGGCAGGGCGCTGATGGTCTTCTTCGGCTTCACCCTGTGCCCCGATGTCTGCCCCACGGCGCTCACGCGGGCGCTGGAGATCCGCCCGTTGCTGGGCGCCGCCGGCGATCGCCTGGCCGTGGCCTTCGTCACCATCGATCCCGAGCGCGACACGCCCGACGTGCTCAAGGCCTATGTGGGGGCCTTCGATCCGGGCTTCGTCGCGCTGCGCGGCGATGCGCAGCAGACGGCCGAGGTCGCGCGGGAGTTCAAGGTGTTCTACAAGAAGGTGCCCACGGGCGCGTCCTACACCATGGACCACTCGGCCATCACCTATGTCTTCGATCCCTCGGGGCGGATGCGCGTGGCGTTTCGCCATGAACAGGGCGCGCAGGAATGCGCGGCCGACTTGCGCCAGATCCTGGGGGCGGCATGA
- the nirD gene encoding nitrite reductase small subunit NirD encodes MAHASSEHWLPVCTTRDIVPDTGVCALVEGRHVAVFRIGDDRFYAIDNVDPRCGASVLARGLVGSLGERVVVASPIYKHHFDLATGECLEAPEHSVRAHAVRSENGQLLVALD; translated from the coding sequence ATGGCACATGCCTCCTCCGAACACTGGCTGCCCGTCTGCACCACGCGCGACATCGTCCCCGACACGGGCGTCTGTGCCCTTGTCGAAGGCCGCCATGTGGCGGTCTTTCGCATCGGCGACGACCGCTTCTACGCCATAGACAACGTGGACCCGCGCTGCGGCGCCAGCGTGCTCGCGCGTGGCCTGGTCGGCAGCCTGGGCGAGCGCGTCGTCGTCGCCTCGCCCATCTACAAGCACCACTTCGACCTGGCGACCGGCGAATGCCTGGAAGCGCCCGAGCACTCCGTGCGCGCGCATGCGGTGCGCAGCGAGAACGGGCAGCTGCTGGTGGCGCTGGACTGA
- the nirB gene encoding nitrite reductase large subunit NirB — MNIVVIGHGMVGHKFLEQLHALGVADANVTVLCEEPRPAYDRVHLSEFFAGKTAQDLSLVEPGFFETTGFRLRLAARAAAVERRERTVTTADGEVLCYDRLVLATGSAPFVPPVPGRDRPHCFVYRTIEDLEAMQASAAKSRTGVVVGGGLLGLECAKALRDLGLETHVVEFAPRLMAVQVDDGGGRMLRGKIEDLGVQVHTERNTLEITDGATARHRMVFADGTHLETDMIVFSAGIRPRDEIARQCALAIGPRGGVAVDDHCRTSDRHIYAIGECASWREQTFGLVAPGYDMARVAARHIAGEAGAAFGGADLSTKLKLMGVDVASIGDAQGRTPGSRNYQFIDERKQVYKKIVVSEDGKQLLGAVLVGNADEYGTLLQMTLGSIVLPEEPEFLILPSSDGKARPGLGVDALPGTAQICSCNNVTKAQICAAVGEGACTVGELKACTQAGATCGGCVPLAAQVMKAEMARRGMAVDNHVCEHFPHSRQQLYHLVRVGGIKTFEELLHRHGQGLGCDVCKPLAASILASCWNEFVLQPQLASLQDSNDYYLGNIQKDGSYSVVPRMPGGEVTPDGLIAVGQVAKKYGLYTKLTGGARVDLFGARVEQLPLIWEELIAAGFESGHAYGKSLRTVKSCVGSTWCRYGVDDSVGLAVQLENRYKGLRAPHKIKFGVSGCTRECAEAQGKDVGVIATDKGWNLYVCGNGGMKPRHAELIASDLDRERLLQLIDRFLMFYVRTADRLQRTSTWRESLEGGLDYLKDVIVNDSLGLGAELEAQMQHVVDTYQCEWKTAVTTPEVRRRFRSFVNSDQPDEHIVFVRERGQIRPARADERSEATA; from the coding sequence ATGAACATCGTTGTGATCGGCCACGGCATGGTGGGCCACAAGTTTCTCGAGCAGCTGCATGCCCTGGGCGTGGCGGATGCGAACGTCACCGTGCTCTGCGAGGAACCCCGCCCGGCCTACGACCGCGTGCACCTGTCCGAGTTCTTCGCCGGCAAGACGGCCCAGGACCTGTCCCTGGTCGAACCCGGCTTCTTCGAGACCACCGGCTTCAGGCTGCGCCTGGCCGCCCGGGCCGCCGCGGTGGAGCGGCGCGAGCGCACGGTGACCACGGCCGACGGCGAGGTCCTCTGCTATGACAGGCTGGTACTGGCCACGGGCTCGGCCCCCTTCGTCCCCCCCGTGCCGGGGCGCGACCGCCCGCATTGCTTCGTCTACCGCACCATCGAGGACCTGGAGGCCATGCAGGCCTCGGCCGCGAAATCACGCACCGGTGTGGTGGTGGGCGGCGGCCTGCTGGGCCTGGAATGCGCCAAGGCCCTGCGCGACCTGGGGCTGGAGACCCATGTGGTCGAGTTCGCACCGCGCCTCATGGCCGTGCAGGTGGATGACGGCGGCGGCCGCATGCTGCGCGGCAAAATCGAGGACCTGGGCGTACAGGTGCACACGGAGCGCAACACGCTGGAGATCACCGATGGCGCCACGGCCCGCCACCGCATGGTGTTCGCCGATGGAACGCACCTGGAAACCGACATGATCGTGTTCTCGGCCGGCATCCGCCCGCGCGACGAGATCGCGCGCCAGTGCGCGCTGGCCATAGGCCCGCGCGGCGGCGTGGCCGTGGACGACCATTGCCGCACCAGCGACCGCCATATCTATGCCATCGGTGAATGCGCATCCTGGCGCGAGCAGACCTTCGGCTTGGTGGCACCCGGCTACGACATGGCGCGCGTGGCGGCCCGCCACATCGCGGGCGAGGCCGGGGCCGCTTTCGGCGGCGCCGATCTCAGCACCAAGCTCAAGCTCATGGGCGTGGATGTGGCCAGCATCGGCGATGCCCAGGGCAGGACGCCGGGCAGCCGCAACTACCAGTTCATCGACGAGCGCAAGCAGGTCTACAAGAAAATCGTGGTCAGCGAGGACGGCAAGCAATTGCTGGGCGCCGTGCTCGTGGGCAATGCCGACGAATACGGCACGCTGCTGCAGATGACGCTGGGCAGCATCGTCCTGCCCGAGGAGCCCGAGTTCCTCATCCTGCCCTCCAGCGACGGCAAGGCCAGGCCCGGCCTGGGCGTGGACGCCCTTCCCGGCACGGCCCAGATCTGTTCATGCAACAACGTCACCAAGGCGCAGATCTGCGCAGCCGTGGGCGAAGGCGCCTGCACCGTCGGCGAGCTCAAGGCCTGCACCCAGGCCGGCGCCACCTGCGGCGGCTGCGTGCCCCTGGCCGCCCAGGTCATGAAGGCGGAGATGGCGCGGCGCGGCATGGCGGTCGACAACCATGTCTGCGAGCATTTCCCGCATTCGCGCCAGCAGCTCTACCACCTGGTGCGCGTGGGCGGCATCAAGACCTTCGAGGAACTGCTGCACCGCCACGGCCAGGGCCTGGGCTGCGATGTCTGCAAGCCGCTGGCCGCCAGCATCCTGGCCTCGTGCTGGAACGAGTTCGTGCTGCAGCCGCAGCTGGCCAGCCTGCAGGACAGCAACGACTACTACCTGGGCAACATCCAGAAGGACGGCAGCTACTCGGTGGTGCCGCGCATGCCTGGCGGCGAGGTCACGCCCGACGGCCTGATCGCCGTGGGCCAGGTGGCCAAGAAATACGGCCTGTACACCAAGCTCACGGGCGGTGCCCGCGTGGACCTGTTCGGCGCCCGCGTGGAGCAGTTGCCGCTGATCTGGGAGGAGCTGATCGCCGCCGGCTTCGAGTCCGGCCATGCGTATGGCAAGTCGCTGCGCACCGTCAAGAGTTGCGTCGGATCGACCTGGTGCCGCTACGGCGTGGACGACAGCGTGGGCCTGGCGGTGCAACTGGAAAACCGCTACAAGGGGCTGCGCGCGCCGCACAAGATCAAGTTCGGCGTCTCGGGCTGCACGCGCGAGTGCGCCGAGGCCCAGGGCAAGGACGTGGGCGTGATCGCCACCGACAAAGGCTGGAACCTCTACGTCTGCGGCAACGGCGGCATGAAGCCGCGCCATGCCGAACTGATCGCCTCGGACCTGGACCGCGAGCGGCTGCTGCAGCTCATCGACCGCTTCCTGATGTTCTACGTGCGCACGGCCGACCGCCTGCAGCGCACCAGCACCTGGCGCGAGAGCCTGGAGGGCGGCCTGGACTATCTGAAGGACGTGATCGTCAACGACAGCCTGGGCCTGGGCGCCGAACTGGAGGCCCAGATGCAGCATGTGGTGGACACCTACCAGTGCGAGTGGAAGACCGCCGTCACCACGCCCGAGGTGCGCCGGCGCTTTCGCAGCTTCGTCAACAGCGACCAGCCCGACGAACACATCGTCTTCGTGCGCGAACGCGGCCAGATCCGCCCGGCGCGCGCCGACGAACGCAGCGAGGCCACGGCCTGA
- a CDS encoding diguanylate cyclase domain-containing protein encodes MKRLLSDKVLRRLVLGNLLLGGLLALATWLSLRANYQADLDLGVAVTRHQARSLSLELTAEMRMVDNALATIAGRYRGRSQESPGEAAIVLYDLLQEQRGLIPFVTALRVADARGQVMLTANEDEPAFSVADRAYFERARHSEQMVVSDPLISHSFHQWAIVLARRLQSADGQFQGIVYAIVAAEHFQSLFRRQAFGPDSAMALRSDRDLLVARYTAADPRSMAGVGGSEVSREYHHALGNDRELGWYITPTLLDGVERITAYHRLAGYPLTVFTGLGTDNYLAAWRASAWRAWALTGLSMLLIALGSVSLYLLQQRERVARLKLSELLRQQELFMDNDLIGIARLRERRLLWTNQALQRMLKRPADELRNTSARILYPDEETYERSGELAYGALRSSGKCHTQMQLQTRDGGLLWVDVSGAGLADGESIWVFVDIDALKRGEQAARHLALHDALTGLANRRALEMRLQRELAQAGGPGQLAVCFMDLDGFKQVNDTEGHDAGDEVLRIVARRLTTLARETDCVARLGGDEFVVLLGDLVQADDAQQVMQRCLASICQPIRLQGGATVRVGASMGIALNLPQEDAAQLLQRADEAMYAAKRAGKGRIVVAGE; translated from the coding sequence ATGAAGCGGCTACTTTCTGACAAGGTATTGCGGCGTCTCGTGCTCGGCAACCTGCTGCTGGGTGGTCTGCTCGCCCTGGCGACCTGGCTGAGCCTGCGCGCCAACTACCAGGCCGACCTGGATCTGGGCGTGGCCGTCACCCGGCACCAGGCGCGCAGCCTGAGCCTGGAGCTGACCGCCGAGATGCGCATGGTGGACAACGCCCTGGCCACCATTGCAGGCCGCTACCGCGGCCGCAGCCAGGAAAGCCCGGGCGAGGCGGCGATCGTCCTCTATGACCTGCTCCAGGAGCAGCGCGGCCTCATTCCCTTCGTCACGGCCTTGCGCGTGGCCGACGCCAGGGGGCAGGTGATGCTGACCGCCAACGAAGACGAGCCGGCCTTCTCCGTGGCCGACCGCGCCTACTTCGAGCGCGCGCGCCATTCCGAACAGATGGTGGTCTCCGACCCGCTGATCAGCCACTCCTTCCACCAATGGGCCATCGTGCTGGCGCGCCGGCTGCAGTCCGCGGACGGGCAGTTCCAGGGCATCGTCTACGCCATCGTCGCGGCCGAGCACTTCCAGTCGCTGTTTCGCCGCCAGGCCTTCGGTCCCGACAGCGCCATGGCGCTGCGCTCGGACCGGGATCTGCTGGTGGCGCGCTACACGGCCGCCGATCCCCGGTCCATGGCCGGCGTCGGCGGCTCGGAGGTATCCCGCGAGTACCACCATGCCCTGGGCAACGACCGGGAGCTGGGCTGGTACATCACGCCGACCCTGCTCGACGGCGTGGAGCGCATCACCGCCTACCACCGGCTGGCCGGCTACCCGTTGACGGTCTTCACCGGCCTGGGCACGGACAACTACCTGGCCGCCTGGCGTGCCTCGGCCTGGCGCGCCTGGGCGCTGACGGGCCTGAGCATGCTGCTGATCGCCCTGGGTTCGGTCAGCCTCTACCTGCTGCAGCAGCGCGAGCGCGTGGCGCGGCTGAAGTTGTCGGAGTTGCTGCGCCAGCAGGAGCTGTTCATGGACAACGACCTGATCGGCATCGCGCGCCTGCGCGAGCGCCGCCTGCTGTGGACCAACCAGGCCCTGCAGCGCATGCTCAAGCGCCCGGCCGACGAGCTGAGGAACACTTCGGCGCGCATTCTCTACCCGGACGAGGAGACGTATGAACGCTCCGGCGAACTGGCCTATGGCGCGCTGCGCTCCAGCGGCAAATGCCACACCCAGATGCAGTTGCAGACCCGCGACGGCGGCCTGCTCTGGGTGGATGTCAGCGGGGCCGGACTGGCCGATGGCGAATCCATATGGGTCTTCGTGGATATCGATGCGCTCAAGCGCGGCGAGCAGGCGGCCAGGCACCTGGCCCTGCATGATGCGCTGACCGGGCTGGCCAACCGCCGCGCGCTGGAGATGCGGCTGCAGCGCGAGCTGGCCCAGGCCGGCGGCCCCGGCCAGCTGGCCGTGTGCTTCATGGACCTGGACGGCTTCAAGCAGGTCAATGACACCGAAGGCCATGACGCGGGGGACGAGGTTCTGCGCATCGTCGCCCGCCGGCTCACCACCCTGGCCCGCGAGACCGATTGCGTGGCGCGCCTGGGCGGCGACGAATTCGTGGTGCTGCTGGGCGACCTGGTGCAGGCCGACGACGCCCAGCAGGTCATGCAGCGCTGCCTGGCCTCCATCTGCCAGCCCATCCGGCTGCAGGGCGGTGCCACGGTGCGGGTCGGCGCCAGCATGGGCATCGCGCTCAACCTGCCACAGGAAGATGCCGCTCAACTGCTGCAGCGCGCGGACGAGGCCATGTACGCGGCCAAGCGCGCGGGCAAGGGCCGGATCGTGGTGGCGGGGGAGTAG
- a CDS encoding Bug family tripartite tricarboxylate transporter substrate binding protein, protein MHATHSPDHRRRTLLMAGALAWPAKAAQAGPGTGMRMLVAYPAGGISDLVARALAEDLARQWSVAVVVENRPGASGTLALELLARSTPDGRTLAFAAATAAGMANAAVAPVAGVMRTPMLLVGTPALKATDFAGMLAEARDLAGGIRWATTGEGTTGHAVLRRIGQASGIPIVHVPYKGGGQQLNDALAGHFELLSTNVAPLQLQALRAGRLKALAVGAPRRLAVLPGVPTLAELGHARANLDSLFGLFAPPRTPPAVVEHIHAGVVQALHGSTIRSRLEAAGNQPFEGSTTDFARQVARETGR, encoded by the coding sequence ATGCACGCGACACATTCACCCGACCACCGCCGGCGCACCCTGCTGATGGCCGGCGCCCTGGCCTGGCCAGCCAAGGCGGCGCAAGCCGGACCTGGCACGGGCATGAGGATGCTCGTGGCCTATCCCGCAGGCGGCATCAGTGACCTGGTGGCCCGAGCCCTTGCCGAAGACCTGGCGCGGCAGTGGAGCGTTGCCGTGGTGGTGGAAAACCGCCCTGGCGCCAGCGGCACCCTGGCGCTGGAGCTGCTGGCGCGCAGCACGCCCGACGGCCGCACGCTGGCCTTCGCCGCCGCCACCGCCGCAGGCATGGCGAATGCGGCCGTGGCGCCGGTGGCCGGTGTCATGCGCACCCCCATGCTGCTCGTGGGCACCCCAGCTCTCAAGGCCACCGACTTCGCCGGCATGTTGGCCGAGGCGCGCGACCTTGCCGGCGGCATCCGGTGGGCCACCACGGGCGAGGGGACGACGGGCCACGCAGTGCTTCGGCGCATAGGACAGGCCAGCGGCATTCCCATCGTGCACGTGCCCTACAAGGGCGGTGGCCAGCAGCTCAACGACGCGCTGGCGGGGCATTTCGAGCTGCTGTCCACCAACGTCGCGCCGCTTCAGCTGCAGGCGCTGCGCGCGGGCCGCCTCAAGGCCCTGGCCGTGGGCGCGCCACGGCGCCTGGCCGTGCTGCCCGGCGTGCCCACGCTGGCCGAACTGGGGCATGCCCGGGCCAACCTGGATTCACTGTTCGGCCTGTTCGCCCCGCCGCGCACGCCGCCCGCCGTGGTCGAGCACATCCATGCGGGCGTCGTCCAGGCGCTGCACGGCAGCACCATCCGCAGCCGGCTGGAAGCCGCCGGCAACCAGCCATTCGAGGGCTCGACCACGGACTTCGCACGACAGGTGGCCCGGGAGACAGGGCGCTGA